The following proteins come from a genomic window of Micromonospora echinofusca:
- a CDS encoding vWA domain-containing protein, whose translation MAGNRFRYGQWRGGPDPLAPPYDVRGAVDAVGAEVLAGGSLREALRGLLRHGPQGRGGLDDLAARARRLRREALRRGDLDGAVTRARALLDQALAAERDELRGRGDDDARFAEAVLDNLPRSTARAVEELTGYRWASDEARETYQRILDGLRDDVLGQRFAGLRDAVRASADPAAQQRLAEMMRDLNDLLARHARSEDTTDAFAEFMRRHGEFFPEQPADVDELVDVLARRSAAGERLMRSLSERQREELAGLMRQSLGDRLAGELSALDANLRALRPDLHRGPGERVRGERPLGYGEATGALGEIAELDDLLDQLDQEHPGATLDDVDVDAVARTLGRDAADDVRRLRELERELRRQGWVSRDADGLTLSPKALRRLGGTALRRVFADLTAGPRGQHDLRAAGAAGEVSGASRPWGYGDEQPLDVVRTLTRAVRRAGSGVPVQLAVEDFEVVETERRASAAVVLCVDLSYSMISQGRWGPMKQTALALAHLMATRFPQDALQIVGFGLEALPLTQQELAAVEPDLRQGTNLQHALRLAARHLRRHPDAEPVVLVVTDGEPTAHLDPDDGEALFHWPPLPETIEATVREVDRLTRYGATLNLFMLGDDPGLRRFVDAVARRSKGRMFTPDLDDLGEYVVSDYLRTRQPRRR comes from the coding sequence ATGGCCGGCAACCGGTTCCGGTACGGGCAGTGGCGGGGCGGCCCCGACCCGCTCGCGCCCCCGTACGACGTGCGGGGGGCGGTGGACGCCGTCGGCGCCGAGGTGCTGGCCGGCGGCAGCCTGCGGGAGGCGCTGCGCGGCCTGCTGCGGCACGGGCCCCAGGGGCGCGGCGGGCTCGACGACCTCGCCGCCCGGGCCAGGCGGTTGCGTCGGGAGGCGCTGCGCCGGGGCGACCTGGACGGGGCCGTCACCCGGGCCCGGGCACTGCTCGACCAGGCGCTCGCCGCCGAGCGGGACGAGCTGCGCGGGCGCGGCGACGACGACGCGCGGTTCGCCGAGGCGGTGCTGGACAACCTGCCCCGCTCGACGGCCCGGGCCGTGGAGGAGCTGACCGGATACCGGTGGGCCAGCGACGAGGCCCGCGAGACCTACCAGCGGATCCTCGACGGGCTGCGCGACGACGTGCTCGGCCAGCGCTTCGCCGGGCTGCGCGACGCGGTGCGCGCCTCGGCGGACCCGGCCGCCCAGCAGCGGCTGGCCGAGATGATGCGCGACCTCAACGACCTGCTCGCCCGGCACGCCCGGTCGGAGGACACCACCGACGCCTTCGCCGAGTTCATGCGGCGGCACGGCGAGTTCTTCCCGGAGCAGCCGGCCGACGTCGACGAGCTGGTCGACGTACTGGCCCGGCGGTCGGCCGCCGGCGAGCGGCTGATGCGTTCGCTGTCCGAGCGCCAGCGCGAGGAACTGGCCGGCCTGATGCGGCAGTCGCTCGGCGACCGGCTCGCCGGGGAGCTGTCCGCGCTGGACGCCAACCTGCGCGCGCTCCGCCCCGACCTGCACCGGGGCCCGGGCGAGCGGGTGCGCGGCGAGCGGCCGCTCGGCTACGGCGAGGCCACCGGCGCCCTCGGCGAGATCGCCGAGCTGGACGACCTGCTGGACCAGCTCGACCAGGAGCATCCGGGCGCCACCCTGGACGACGTCGACGTCGACGCGGTGGCCCGGACGCTGGGTCGGGACGCCGCCGACGACGTACGCCGGCTGCGGGAGCTGGAGCGGGAGCTGCGCCGGCAGGGCTGGGTGAGCCGGGACGCCGACGGGTTGACCCTGAGCCCGAAGGCGCTGCGCCGGCTCGGCGGCACGGCGCTGCGGCGCGTCTTCGCCGACCTGACGGCCGGGCCGCGCGGCCAGCACGACCTGCGCGCGGCGGGCGCCGCCGGCGAGGTCAGCGGCGCTTCCCGGCCGTGGGGGTACGGCGACGAGCAGCCCCTCGACGTGGTGCGGACGCTGACCCGGGCGGTCCGCCGTGCCGGATCCGGCGTGCCGGTGCAGCTGGCCGTCGAGGACTTCGAGGTGGTCGAGACCGAGCGGCGGGCCTCGGCGGCGGTGGTGCTCTGCGTCGACCTGTCCTACTCGATGATCTCGCAGGGCCGGTGGGGCCCGATGAAGCAGACCGCGCTGGCGCTGGCGCACCTGATGGCGACCCGGTTCCCGCAGGACGCGTTGCAGATCGTCGGCTTCGGCCTGGAGGCGCTGCCGCTGACCCAGCAGGAGTTGGCCGCCGTCGAGCCCGACCTGCGGCAGGGCACGAACCTCCAGCACGCGCTGCGGCTGGCCGCCCGGCACCTGCGGCGGCACCCGGACGCCGAGCCGGTGGTGCTGGTGGTCACCGACGGGGAGCCGACCGCCCACCTGGACCCGGACGACGGGGAGGCGCTGTTCCACTGGCCGCCGCTGCCGGAGACGATCGAGGCGACCGTACGCGAGGTGGACCGGCTCACCCGCTACGGCGCCACGCTCAACCTGTTCATGCTCGGCGACGACCCCGGCCTGCGCCGCTTCGTCGACGCGGTGGCCCGCCGATCGAAGGGCCGCATGTTCACGCCGGACCTGGATGACCTCGGCGAGTACGTGGTCTCCGACTACCTGCGCACCCGTCAGCCCCGCCGCCGCTGA
- a CDS encoding FAD-binding oxidoreductase has translation MCAVRVDHHPVDHEGAVARLRRSYAAVPAGEPVRLAKRTSNLFRPRSAPRAPGLDVTGLTGVLAVDPVACTADVQGMCTYEDLVDATLPHGLMPLVVPQLRTITLGGAVTGLGIESTSFRNGLPHESVVEMDVLTGAGALVTARAEGEHADLFAAFPNSLGSLGYATRLRIELQPVRRFVALRNVRFTRLEALADALAEVTATRSWGGEAVDAMDGVMFSPGEAYLVLGTFTDDVPAASDYTGQDIYYRSLRRRTRDALTTYDYLWRWDTDWFWCSAAFGVQHPVLRRVWPARWRRSDVYHRLVRLEHRHGVAARIDRLRGQPARERVVQDVEIPLERTAEFLRWFAGTVGMTPVWLCPLRLREAAGPGSGRAWPLYPLRAGQNYVNIGFWGSVPIKEGAADGDVNRAIERMVSELGGHKSLYSDAYYDRDSFDRLYGGATWRVVRDRYDPDHRLTGLYEKAVARA, from the coding sequence ATGTGTGCGGTCCGTGTGGATCATCATCCGGTCGACCACGAGGGCGCGGTGGCCCGGCTGCGACGGTCGTACGCGGCGGTGCCCGCGGGCGAGCCGGTGCGCCTCGCCAAGCGCACCTCGAACCTGTTCCGCCCCCGGTCCGCCCCGCGCGCGCCGGGTCTGGACGTCACCGGGCTCACGGGCGTGCTCGCCGTCGACCCGGTCGCTTGCACGGCCGACGTGCAGGGCATGTGCACCTACGAGGACCTGGTCGACGCGACCCTGCCGCACGGGCTGATGCCGCTGGTGGTGCCGCAGTTGCGCACCATCACCCTCGGCGGGGCGGTGACCGGGCTCGGCATCGAGTCGACCTCGTTCCGCAACGGCCTGCCGCACGAGTCGGTGGTCGAGATGGACGTGCTGACCGGGGCGGGTGCGCTCGTCACCGCCCGTGCGGAGGGGGAGCACGCCGACCTCTTCGCGGCGTTCCCCAACTCGCTGGGCAGCCTCGGCTACGCCACCCGGCTGCGCATCGAGCTTCAGCCGGTACGCCGCTTCGTGGCCCTGCGCAACGTCCGGTTCACCCGGCTGGAGGCGCTGGCCGACGCGCTCGCCGAGGTCACCGCGACCCGGTCCTGGGGTGGGGAGGCGGTGGACGCGATGGACGGGGTGATGTTCAGCCCCGGCGAGGCGTACCTCGTGCTCGGCACCTTCACCGACGACGTGCCGGCGGCTAGCGACTACACGGGCCAGGACATCTACTACCGGTCGCTGCGCCGGCGCACCCGCGACGCACTGACCACGTACGACTATCTCTGGCGCTGGGACACCGACTGGTTCTGGTGTTCGGCGGCGTTCGGGGTGCAGCACCCGGTCCTCCGGCGGGTCTGGCCGGCGCGGTGGCGACGCAGCGACGTCTACCACCGGCTGGTCCGGCTGGAGCACCGGCACGGCGTGGCCGCCCGGATCGACCGCCTGCGCGGTCAGCCGGCGCGCGAGCGGGTGGTGCAGGACGTGGAGATCCCGCTGGAGCGCACGGCGGAGTTCCTGCGCTGGTTCGCCGGCACGGTCGGGATGACCCCGGTCTGGCTGTGCCCGCTGCGGCTGCGCGAGGCGGCCGGTCCCGGATCGGGTCGGGCCTGGCCGCTGTATCCGCTCCGAGCCGGTCAGAACTACGTGAACATCGGCTTCTGGGGCAGCGTGCCGATCAAGGAGGGCGCCGCCGACGGCGACGTCAACCGGGCGATCGAGCGCATGGTGTCGGAGTTGGGCGGCCACAAGTCGCTCTACTCCGACGCGTACTACGACC
- a CDS encoding DUF427 domain-containing protein, protein MPRAVWNDLVVAESDDTVLVEGNHYFPRTALRDDLVRESDTHTVCPWKGTASYYTLEHEGRTSTDAVWYYPEPKPEAEQVRDRVAFWKDVRVVD, encoded by the coding sequence ATGCCGAGAGCCGTCTGGAACGACCTGGTCGTGGCCGAGAGCGACGACACCGTGCTGGTCGAGGGGAACCACTACTTCCCGCGTACCGCCCTGCGCGACGACCTCGTCCGCGAGTCCGACACGCACACGGTGTGCCCGTGGAAGGGCACCGCGTCCTACTACACCCTCGAACACGAGGGCCGGACCAGCACCGACGCGGTCTGGTACTACCCCGAGCCGAAGCCGGAGGCGGAGCAGGTCCGCGACCGGGTCGCCTTCTGGAAGGACGTCCGGGTCGTCGACTGA
- a CDS encoding magnesium chelatase produces MGRVTAPSPVTPAPPADLPGTLGELRAAGHAYRTVKQELRDNLLARMRSGADRFPGIVGYDDTVLPEVERALLAGHDMVLLGERGQGKTRLIRSLVGLLDEWTPVIAGSVLNEHPLHPLTPGSRALVAEVGDALPVAWLHRSMRYGEKLATPDTSVGDLIGDVDPIRIAQGRTLGDPETIHFGLVPRTNRGIFAVNELPDLAERIQVALLNVLEERDIQVRGYQLRLPLDLFLVASANPEDYTNRGRIITPLKDRFGAEVRTHYPVDLDLELALIRQEADLVAEVPEHVLEVLARFARAVRESPSVDPRSGVSARFAIAAAETVAAAALRRAGLLAAGDTPEGVRPEAPVARVGDAVPVTSTLRGKVEFESGEEGREVEILGHLLRTATAETFRARLAGLDLSGFTALVDGDAVIETGELVGSAELLRQVGTVPGLAKALDRLGLGDAPSPEQAAAGVEFVLEGLHLTRRLGKDVTDSGRTRYGGRA; encoded by the coding sequence GTGGGTCGGGTGACTGCGCCTTCCCCGGTTACCCCGGCCCCACCGGCCGACCTGCCCGGCACGCTCGGCGAGCTGCGGGCGGCCGGCCACGCGTACCGCACGGTCAAGCAGGAACTCCGCGACAACCTCCTGGCCCGGATGCGTTCCGGCGCCGACCGCTTCCCCGGCATCGTCGGCTACGACGACACGGTTCTGCCCGAGGTCGAGCGGGCCCTGCTCGCCGGCCACGACATGGTGCTGCTCGGCGAACGCGGCCAGGGCAAGACCCGGCTCATCCGCTCGCTGGTCGGCCTGCTCGACGAGTGGACCCCGGTGATCGCCGGCTCGGTGCTCAACGAGCACCCGCTGCACCCGCTCACGCCGGGCTCGCGGGCGCTGGTCGCCGAGGTCGGCGACGCCCTGCCGGTGGCGTGGCTGCACCGCTCGATGCGCTACGGCGAGAAGCTCGCCACCCCGGACACCAGCGTCGGCGACCTGATCGGCGACGTCGACCCGATCCGGATCGCCCAGGGGCGCACCCTCGGCGACCCGGAGACCATCCACTTCGGGCTCGTCCCGCGTACGAACCGGGGCATCTTCGCCGTCAACGAGCTGCCCGACCTGGCCGAGCGGATCCAGGTGGCGCTGCTCAACGTGCTGGAGGAGCGGGACATCCAGGTCCGCGGCTACCAGCTGCGGCTGCCGCTGGACCTGTTCCTGGTGGCCAGCGCCAACCCGGAGGACTACACCAACCGGGGCCGGATCATCACCCCGCTGAAGGACCGCTTCGGCGCCGAGGTCCGCACCCACTACCCGGTCGACCTCGACCTGGAGCTGGCCCTGATCCGGCAGGAGGCCGACCTGGTCGCCGAGGTGCCGGAGCACGTGCTGGAGGTCCTCGCGCGGTTCGCCCGCGCGGTGCGCGAGTCGCCGTCGGTGGACCCGCGCTCCGGGGTCTCCGCCCGCTTCGCCATCGCCGCCGCCGAGACGGTCGCCGCCGCCGCGCTGCGCCGCGCCGGCCTGCTGGCCGCCGGCGACACCCCCGAGGGGGTACGCCCCGAGGCGCCGGTCGCCCGGGTCGGCGACGCGGTGCCGGTGACGTCGACCCTGCGCGGCAAGGTCGAGTTCGAGAGCGGCGAGGAGGGCCGGGAGGTGGAGATCCTCGGCCACCTGCTGCGTACCGCGACCGCCGAGACGTTCCGGGCCCGGCTGGCCGGGCTGGACCTCTCCGGCTTCACCGCCCTCGTCGACGGGGACGCGGTGATCGAGACCGGGGAGCTGGTCGGCTCCGCCGAGCTGCTGCGCCAGGTGGGCACCGTCCCCGGGCTCGCCAAGGCCCTGGACCGGCTGGGGTTGGGCGACGCGCCCAGCCCCGAGCAGGCGGCGGCCGGCGTGGAGTTCGTCCTCGAAGGGCTGCACCTGACCCGCCGGCTCGGCAAGGACGTCACCGACTCCGGCCGGACCCGCTACGGCGGCCGGGCCTGA
- a CDS encoding response regulator transcription factor produces MTSGTATPSTGVLIVDDDELIRVGLRAILDAQPDLRVLGEAADGAEVPPLVARLRPQVVLMDVRMPGIDGIQATRRLLATSADPPRVLVVTTFANDEYVYEALRAGASGFLLKRARPAEVVEAVRVVARGESLLFPAAIRRLAGAYGGRGADRLASARLTDREAEVLRLMTTGLSNPEIATHLVVGVETVKTHVGNVLAKLGVRDRTQAVIAAYESGFVTPSG; encoded by the coding sequence ACGCCGAGCACGGGCGTGCTGATCGTCGACGACGACGAGCTGATCCGGGTCGGGCTGCGGGCGATCCTCGACGCCCAACCCGACCTGCGGGTGCTCGGCGAGGCCGCCGACGGCGCGGAGGTGCCGCCCCTGGTGGCCCGGCTGCGCCCGCAGGTGGTGCTGATGGACGTGCGGATGCCCGGCATCGACGGCATCCAGGCGACACGGCGGCTGCTCGCCACCTCCGCCGACCCGCCCCGGGTCCTCGTGGTGACCACGTTCGCCAACGACGAGTACGTCTACGAGGCGCTGCGCGCCGGGGCCAGCGGATTCCTGCTCAAGCGGGCCCGGCCCGCCGAGGTGGTGGAGGCGGTCCGGGTGGTGGCGCGGGGCGAGTCGCTGCTCTTCCCCGCCGCCATCCGCCGCCTCGCCGGGGCGTACGGGGGGCGGGGCGCCGACCGGCTGGCGTCCGCGCGGCTCACCGACCGGGAGGCCGAGGTGCTGCGGCTGATGACCACCGGACTGTCCAACCCGGAGATCGCCACGCACCTGGTGGTCGGGGTGGAGACCGTGAAGACCCACGTCGGCAACGTGCTGGCCAAGCTCGGCGTACGCGACCGCACCCAGGCGGTGATCGCCGCGTACGAGTCGGGATTCGTCACCCCGTCGGGCTGA